One region of Trichosurus vulpecula isolate mTriVul1 chromosome 1, mTriVul1.pri, whole genome shotgun sequence genomic DNA includes:
- the LOC118834602 gene encoding 60S ribosomal protein L23a-like: MAPKAKKEAVVPPKTEAKSKALKAKKAVLKGVHSHKKKKIRTSPTFRRPKTLRLRRQPKYPRKSAPRRNKLDHYAIIKFPLTTESAMKKIEDNNTLVFIVDVKANKHQIKQAVKKLYDIDVAKVNTLIRPDGEKKAYVRLAPDHDALDVANKIGII, encoded by the coding sequence atggcgccGAAGGCGAAGAAGGAAGCCGTTGtcccccccaagacagaggccaagtccaaggccttgaaggccaagaaggcggtgttgaagggtgtccacagccacaaaaagaagaagatccgaacatcccccacctttcggcgacccaagacactaagacttcgaaggcagcccaaataccctcggaaaagtgcccctcggagaaacaagctggatcactatgccatcattaagttccccttgaccactgagtctgctatgaagaagattgaggacaacaacaccctagtcttcattgtggacgtcaaagccaacaagcatcagataaagcaggcggtaaagaagctgtatgacattgatgtggccaaggtcaacacactgatccggcctgatggagagaagaaggcctatgtccgacttgctccagaccatgatgctttagatgttgccaacaaaattggaatcatctaa